The stretch of DNA TCCACAAGTATCAACAAGCAGCAGTTAAAAGGTATACTAATGCATACGAAAGATCTAAAAAGGACTAACTTATTCACGCCATCCCTTAGAGTGTCTTCCTCCAGCAGTGACCACCTCTTAACTTTTCTTCTCTTTAAAATTTTTGTAGGTGCATACTTCTTCAGTGGAGAAACAACCTTTATCTTCGGGCTAGGTAGGTGAAGTTTGCTCCTTTTGACCGATGTATCAGGGTCATCATCAATCGAATCATCCCACTGCAAACAAGAAGAAGACACAAGGTTTTAAGAGATTATATGAAATTTGTGAAGGAAACCTGATCTTGCGTTCATATGAACAAACAAGTGAAAAAGGAAGGGAAGCTAAATTCAACAGAAACATCAACACAAATTTttgttagatccatttagcacATAACATTCTGTTCATAACTGTTACCATCCATCATATGAGAGTCAACAGGGGGGACTAATTAAGATACACTTCAATCAGAGATTGACATGCGCATAACCCGTGATAGAAGTTATCTGCTTGGTATTATTCATTCTAACTTAAGACACATATAAATCAACTAAAACAATATACTGTAAGAGGGGATAAACTGAAAATTATAAACAAGATTTTTGTGCAAAATAAAGCAATCTGAAGAGGATTTTATGTCACATTCACTACATTATTAGTTGGTTTGAACCATATTTCCAGTATGCACTATAGTAAACAATGAGTTGAAAGAAGTACCTCGTATGTGTGGGCAGTACTATTGCGAGCCATCAAGCTGGGTTGAGTACCATTATCCTGATGACTACAGGATGGCTTATCAAGATTAGCATCACTAGACTGAACATGTCTGGTGCTTTGTTCAACAGATGCATTTGTTGCTGCATCTGCTTCGGTTTCTTTCTGGCTTTCTACAGGGTGCTCATGGCTCACATTCTTTGTTGCCAAGTCTGAAGCTACACCTTCAGCCACTTGTAATGCTTCAGGAAGTGGGTCTGTCACGAGCGCTCGTAATTCCTGAGTACTAGATTTAAGTGTTTCTTGTACTCTATTGACTTCAGGGGTTGGGATAGAGTTACAATTTTCGGATTCATTTGTGTCTAAATCCTCAACTTCACTAATCCTGACTGGTCCTCTACGCCTTTTATTGAAAACAACTTGCTTGTTTCTGGTCACCACCTTTTCCCTCTGAATTTCTGTAATGTAACCATAAACAATTGCAAAACAAAACCTACATTTGATATACAAAATCTCAAGCATAGAAGAATAAATCCTAACAATTTGCAAGAAAGATAAAAACATTAAAGCCTCCACTCCACACATGCAGCTTCTATCATAGAAAGATTTGTAAGAAACAACAGAAGACCAAAACAAGGTCAAAATTAAACATCCCGCTGAAGTGGAGTTTATCTGTTTCAGTTTTGGAATCTGCTATGTTAGTTTGACAGTTGCCTAAATTTGTGGAAATGTCTGCTATGTTGTTATAGGTTTTCAGTTAAAAGAGCGTTGTATATTCCAAGAGAAGTTGTACGAATACAAAAGCTCAAAATGTATGGAAGCTCAGTCTACTCTCAGTTTTTTCTATAGCTAAGCAATTTTATCTTTCATTCAAAGGATTTCTCTCAAACATTTCTTCAGacacttgtttgtaagtttctcTACAAGCATGCAAATCCATATCTCTTTGAagataaaaatgagaaaaatggtaCCTTTAACAACCGTGGAAGGTCTAGAATCATGGAAAGTAACAGCAAAATCCACATCTTTATCGCAAACCTGATCATTACCCGGTTCCATCACATCTTCCCGGGCCCTGAGCTCAGTTGCCAATTCAAGCATACCGCTAACACTCAACCCTCCACCAGGATTGGCTAACTTCGAAGCCACCGGTTCACGCATTTCGACCACTCTATACACTTCGTGTTCATTCTCTGAACCCTCCACCGCTCCCGAACGCGCCAGACCTCTCTCGTAGGTGCTCAATTTTGCTGCCCACTCCACAAACGAAGGACCCATTAACGCCCAAGCCTCTTTCAAATACTCCAAAACCAATCTCACAGCCTCATTCCGAGTATTCATACCCAAAAGCTTCTTACATACACCATCGTCCCAAACCGCCTTCTCAACCTCATCCCAACACCTCTTCAAATCCACCGTTAACAAATTACTCTTCTTCCCAGACCTCTCCAATTGACAAACTCTCCCTCTCCAAATCCGGTCAATTGCGTTCAAATATTTCTCACCAGGCTTTCCACCACCGCTCACCAAAAACTTCACCGTACACTCCAAAGCCACAGCACAATAAGCAGCTTTCATAGACTCCACAATGGCGGTGGCCGCGCCTTCTTCTTGCCTGGAGTCCAACGCCTCCACTAATTCCAGATTTTGGAGAATGGATTCGGTGACCAAAGCGTCTGAAACGTCGCACTCAATGGTCCGAAGGAGCAGAATCTTCTTCCAACGCAAGTCGTGGTTGGGAATGGGCAAAACCGAGAGGGCTCTCGTGGGTAATCTATCATTGTCAGGGCTTCGAATGAGATACTCCAGAATCCACCGTGAAACATCCATGGCTCACTCTCAGACTCAGACCAACAGGTCTCTCTTTTCTtatctttcttctttctttacgTCTCACCGTGCTAGAAACGACCTGTCGTTTAATTGGTCACAAACGAttaaacgacacgtcgttttcgcCAAACTTCTAAAGCCGCTAAAAGCGTCGTCTTCACTCTTCTGCAAACAACCCTCGAAGAAAAGAATAATCAAATTTCATTACCTTAGCACTCGACGAACTCATACTTCTCCAAAGACAAGTACTCTTCTCTGTCCCTCTCTTCCCCGCCGTACAACAATGGCTACAGGTCGCTGTACCTTCTCCTCTGACGATATTGTCATAAAGTCTCCCAACGATAGCCGGTTGTACAGAGTTATCAAGCTCGAAAATGGCCTCTCTGCATTGCTTGTTCACGATCCAGAGATCTATCCAGATGGGCCTCCCGATAACAATGAAGCAGAAGCAATGGATTGTGAAGAAGATGACTGTGATGGAGAAGAAACCGAGGACAGTGAAGACGAAGAGGACGAGGACGACGATGAAGATGACgaagaagatgatgaatgtGAGAATGGGAAAGGAAATGGAGGAGCTTCTCAGACTAAGAAGGTTTtttgtttctctctctctctctctctctctctatatatatatatatatatatatatctcttttgggaTTAGAAATCTTGCAGCTATACCAATTTGACGTTGAAGAAgtattcaaatcttgataaacCTTCAGTACATTTGCTTAGTTGCACTGGCTTTTAATTGAGAAGTTGGGTTTCCAATGTACTCTTTGCTCCTAACCAGCTTCGAATGTTAGTTTTATTGGATAAGAATTTTGCAGCAACAACCCAAAGGTTCATTTCTTATTACCAGAAATAAACAGCTATCATGTACATTGATTTGTATCTAAACATTTGAAGAGTTTATGGTGCTTTCATCAAAGCATTGCGCATTTGCTTTACACCTACCTACTTTACCATGCTTATTATTACCTACCAGTATTCATTTGATTTGGTAATGGGGCTGAGTAATGTTTTGTACAGGCCGCTGCTGCTATGTGTGTAGGAATGGGCAGCTTCTCCGACCCTGTTGATGCGCAAGGGCTTGCACACTTTCTTGGTTAgctctttttttattttgtgtgtttttttttttgttttgtttttggggAAGAGGA from Cannabis sativa cultivar Pink pepper isolate KNU-18-1 chromosome 2, ASM2916894v1, whole genome shotgun sequence encodes:
- the LOC115720981 gene encoding uncharacterized protein LOC115720981, producing MKAAYCAVALECTVKFLVSGGGKPGEKYLNAIDRIWRGRVCQLERSGKKSNLLTVDLKRCWDEVEKAVWDDGVCKKLLGMNTRNEAVRLVLEYLKEAWALMGPSFVEWAAKLSTYERGLARSGAVEGSENEHEVYRVVEMREPVASKLANPGGGLSVSGMLELATELRAREDVMEPGNDQVCDKDVDFAVTFHDSRPSTVVKGTIFLIFIFKEIWICMLVEKLTNKFCFAIVYGYITEIQREKVVTRNKQVVFNKRRRGPVRISEVEDLDTNESENCNSIPTPEVNRVQETLKSSTQELRALVTDPLPEALQVAEGVASDLATKNVSHEHPVESQKETEADAATNASVEQSTRHVQSSDANLDKPSCSHQDNGTQPSLMARNSTAHTYEWDDSIDDDPDTSVKRSKLHLPSPKIKVVSPLKKYAPTKILKRRKVKRWSLLEEDTLRDGVNKYGRGNWKLILNSYSDIFEERTEVDLKDKWRNMTR